The stretch of DNA TATGAAGCGTAGAGTGATGATTATAACCCTGGCGTTGGTGGTGGCCCTGTGTTCCTCGGCCCTGGCGGGACCGAAGGTCCTCAAACTGGCCCATCTGAACCCTCAGCAGCCCTTCGAGAACGCCACTGGAGCCATGGCGGCTGTGTTCAAGAGCATGGTCGAGGCCGGAACCAACGGTTCGGTTCAGGTGAAGGTCTTCCCCGCCGGACAGCTCGGCAACGAGAGAGAGACGATGGAGCAGGTCAAGGTCGGAGTGGTCCAGAGCTACATAGCCTCCGCCGGAGGAATGGCTCCCTTCTATCCACTTTACGGCGTCCTGGACATCCCCTTCGCCGTTCCTAATTACGCGGTGGCCTGGAAGGTCTTCGACGGTTCCTTCGGTGAATATCTGAAGGAGGATATCAAAAAGGTAACCGGCTTCAAGGTCCTCGGTTTCGGCGAGGCGGGAGGCTTCTTCCAGCTCTCCAACAGCGTTCGCCCCATAAAGACCGTGGAGGACATGAAGGGCCTCAAGATGCGCACCATGACCCTTCCCACCCATCAGAATCTCATGAAAACCTACGGGGCCGCCGCTACCCCCATAGCCTGGGCCGAGGTCTACACGGCGCTCCAGACCGGCGTGGCCGACGGACAACACAACCCCCTTCCCATAGTCCTTCTGGGGAAGCTATTCGAGGTTCAGAAGTACCTCACCCTGACCAATCATATATACAGCACCTACTGCTGGATAATGAACGACGAGTTCTGGGACGGCCTCAGCGACCAGGAGAAGGAGGTAGTCAACTCCTCCGCGATAACCGCCATAGTGGCCGGGCGGGGCCTAAACCGGATTATCGAGGGATCCGACAGAGGACTTCCCACCATCATAGAGAAGGGCATGGAGGTCAATACCCCGACTCCGGAGGCCATGGAACAGTTCCGCGAGATGGGCAAGGACTCGGCAATGGTGTTCATAAAGGAGAACTTCGGCGATAAGGGCGTGGAGATAGCGGATCTCTATCTCGAGGCCATAGACGACGCAGTGGACGAGCTGGAAGACGATTAGTCTTTCCGGACAGGTCCATGACGAAGGATAGAAAAAGCGCGGGCCGGGGAGTTTTCTCCCTGGCCGAGCGCCTCGGAAACGGTCTGGAGAGGTTCCTGGAGGTCCCGGTACTGATACTGTCGATCGTCATGACCGCATCGGTGCTCGCCGGGGTCTTCTTCCGATACGTCCTTCGATCCCCACTGGGATGGAGCGAGGAGCTCTCCCGTTACATAATGATATGGATGGCCCTGCTGTCGGTGGCCCTTTGCATATGGAGGCAGGAGCACGTGGGAGTGACCATGTTCATAAAAAAACTTCCCCGGCTTCTGGCCAAGACCCTGGTCTTCGCCTCCAACGGACTGGTCATGTTCTTCCTCTACATACTTCTGGCCTATGGGCTCAAGATGGCCGAGAGGGGGAAGTCCCAGATAGCCACCGGATTGGGGACCACCATGGAATGGTGGCTCATGGCGGTGCCTGTCAGCGCCGGTATCTGCATGGTCATGCTGGCCTGCAAGATGGTGCTGGACGTCAGGCGCAGGGATCTGGACGAGATCCTGATGTCGGAGGAGCTGGTGGACGCGGTCAAGAGAGAGGAAGGACTGGACTTTTAGCAGTGAACGGGGGGATTTTATATGACCGGATTCCTTAGCGCCTCCTTCGCCATACTGATAGCGGTGGGGATGCCCATAGGGTTCGTCCTGGGAGTGGCGGGACTTCTCGGTATGGTCAAGATGGGCGGTGGAGCCGTCTTGAACCTGGTGCCTCAGAGGTACTTCGCAGGGGTGGACATGTTCACACTGATGGCCATGCCCTTCTTCATATTGGCGGGAGAGATCATGAACAAGACCGGCATCACCCAGAGGCTGGTCAAGTTCAGCAACATACTGGTGGGACATCTCCAGGGAGGACTGGCCCACGCCAACATAGTGGCTTCAATCTTCTTCGCGGGTATAACCGGAGCGGCGGTCAGCGACACCGCCGCCATAGGATCCATGCTGATACCGGCCATGGTGGACGAGGGATACGACAAGGACTTCTCGGCGGCCATAACCGCCGCGTCCTCCATAATCGGCCCCACCATACCGCCGTCGAACATAATGGTGATCTACGGGGCCTTCATGCAGGTATCCATAGCGGGGCTCTTCATGACAGGGCTCGTCCCGGGGCTGCTGCTAGGGGTGGCCCTCATGATAATGACAGCCAGGATATCCAAGAAGAGGGGATATCCTGTCGGAGAGAGAAGAGCCACGGTAAAGGAGATGCTGGTCGGACTGAAGGACGCCATAGTGGCCCTTCTGATGCCCCTGATAATACTGGGGGGAATCCTCTCCGGAATGTTCACCCCCACCGAGGCGGCCGCCGTAGCGGTGGCCTACGCCATGGTGCTCGGTTTCTTCGTCTACAGAAACCTCACCTTGAGGGACATGGTTCCCCTGTTTCTCAAGATGGCCAGGACCACCGGGGTGGTCTTTCTGGTCATAGCCGCCGCGTCCATTTTGGGATGGGTGCTCACCATAGAGCAGATCCCGGAGAAGGTCGCCACCTTCATGTTGAGCATAAGCGACAACCGCTACGTCATCATGGGGTTCATTCTGATCATGCTCCTGGTGGTGGGTATGTTCATGGACATAGCGGCGGCTCTCATAATACTGGGTCCCATCCTTCACCCTCTGGCGGTGCAGCTGGGATATCATCCGCTTCACTTCGGGATCATCATGGTCCTGGCTCTCAACATAGCCCTGATGACCCCGCCGGTAGGGGCCTGTCTCTTCGTGGCCTGCGGCATAAGCAAGCTTACCCTGGAGCAGATAAGCCGGGAGATACTGCCCTTCATACTGGTGGAGCTGGCGGTTCTTTTGCTTATAACCTTCGTTCCGGCCATACCTCTGGCCCTTCCGGGAGCCATGGGGCTGCTGGGTCGGTGAACGGGAATATTCCTTACATAAAATAAAAAAATCGAAAGCGAGGCGTTATTTCGTGAAGATCCCTTTTGATCAGGTGGTGGCGAAGGCGGAGGAGTACAAGGACGATATGACCCGTTTCCTCAGGGACATGATAGCCCTGCCCAGCGAGAGCTGCGGCGAGGAGGCCGTCATAAAGAGGATCAAGGAGGAGATGGAGAAGGTCGGTTTCGACAGAGTGGAGATAGATCCCATGGGCAACGTCCTGGGATACCTGGGACGGGGCGAGCACCTGATAGCCATGGACGCCCACATCGACACGGTCGGCATAGGGGAGATAAAGAACTGGAAGTTCGATCCCTATAAGGGAATGGAGGAAGGCGACGTCATAGGAGGCCGGGGAGCCAGCGACCAGGAGGGCGGAATGGCCGCCATGGTCTACGCCGGAAAGATAATAAAGGACCTGGGACTCGAAGACGACTACACCCTTCTCGTCACAGGGACGGTCCAGGAGGAGGACTGCGACGGCCTCTGCTGGCAGTACATCATAGAGGAGGACGGAATACATCCCGAGTTCGTAGTCAGCACCGAGCCCACAGACTGCCGGATCTACCGGGGCCAGAGGGGAAGGATGGAGATAAAGGTAGAGACCGGAGGCATAAGCTGTCACGGCTCCGCCCCGGAGAGAGGGGAGAACGCCATATACAAGATGGCCCCTATCGTCATGGAGCTTAGAGCCCTCCACGAGAACCTGAAGGACGACGACTTCCTGGGCAAGGGCAGCCTGACCATATCCCAGATATTCCACAAATCCCCCTCCCGGTGCGCCGTGGCGGACGGATGCACCATATCCATAGACCGCCGTCTGACCTGGGGCGAGACCTGGGAGGGAGCCCTTCAGGAGGTCAGAAACCTTCCGGCCGTCAAGGAGGCCGAGGCGGAGGTGTCTCTCTACACCTACGAGAGACCTTCCTGGACCGGCCTGGTATACCCGACCGACTGCTACTTCCCCGCCTGGAAGCTGGAGGAGGAGCACCCGGCCTGTAGGACCCTGGTGGACGGCTACAGAATGCTGTTCGACCGGGAACCCGTCGTGGACAAGTGGACCTTCTCCACCAACGGCGTCTCCATAATGGGCCGCCACGGCATACCGGTCATAGGCTTCGGACCAGGCAAGGAAGAGGAAGCCCACGCCCCCAACGAGAAGACCTGGAAAAGCCACCTGGTGACCTGCGCCGCCATGTACGCCGTCATCCCGGGAATCTACGTGGACGAACACTGCGATTAAAACGAAAGGGGAACTTTACGGATGAACACGATATTTAGAGGCAAGGACTTCATCACGCTGGAGGAATGGACCAAGGAGGAGATAGACACCCTCCTGGAGGTATCCAAGGACCTGAAAAAGGACTTCGCCATGGGCAAGACGACCCCCTATCTGCCATATCAGACCGTCTTCCTCATGTTCTTCGAGCAGTCCACCAGGACCAGGAACTCCATGGAGGCGGGGATAACCCAGCTCGGCGGACACGCCCATTTCCTGGACACCAGCACCATGCAGGTATCCCACGGAGAGGTCGCCAAGGACACGGCGGTCATCCTATCCCGTATGGGCCACGCCATAGCCTGCCGCAACTGCTTCTGGGGAATAGGAAACGCCTATCTGAGGGACATGGCCAAGTATTCCTCCGCTCCTATCCTCAACCTCCAGGACGACCTGTTCCATCCCATGCAGGGACTGGCGGACCTGTTGACCATACAGGAGAAGAGGGGCAGCGACGTCAAAAACCTCAAGGTCTCCATCATCTGGGCCTACGCCACAACCCACAAGAAGCCCATCTCCGTGCCTCTGACCCAGAGCCTTCTGTTCCCTCGATACGGCATGGACGTCACCCTGGCCTATCCCGAGGGCTACGACCTTCCCGACTGGGTCGTCGAGCAGGCCAAGAAGCACGCCGAGAGCACCGGCGGATCCTTCAGGATAACCCACGACCAGGAGGAGGCCTACAAGGACGCCGACGTGGTCTTCCCCAAAAACTGGGGCTCCTGGTTCAAGAACCCAAGCACCGAGGTGGTAGACGCCGGTCTGGAGGCCAACAAGGGCTGGAAGTGCACCGAGGAGCGTTTCGCCCTGGCGAACAAGGACTGCCTCTACATGCACGCCCTTCCGGCGGACCGGCAGAACGAGGTGGACGCCTCCATCATAGACGGCCCCAACTCGGCCATCTACGACGAGGCGGAGAACCGCCTTCACACGGCAAAATCGGTCATGGCTCTCACCATGGGAGGCAGAGGCCGCCAGTAGACTCTTCGGATTTCTACGCAGTTCCCCGGGGGAGACGGATTTCATCCGCCTCCCTTCGGGCTTTTCCTATGGAAGGGAGGTGTCGCCCGGGGTCGGATAGATAGCAGCACCATCTAGAGCGTGAGGTAGACCATTATCGAACCGTAAAAGGAGGGAGATCCATGAGATTCACCGAAAAGTGCGCCGTATTCTTCATGGCGGTCTGTATAGCCCTGGCCGCTGTAGCCCCTGCTATGGCGGAGGCCAAGGCCCCGAAAGACCACAAAATAGTACTGATACTGCCGGGCCCCATAAACGACCAGAGCTGGAACGCCACCAACTACGCCGGACTGGTGGCCTGCAACGAAGAGCTCGGAACGGCCATGGAGTACGTCGAGAACGTCCAGGCCAGCGATTACGAGTCCACCTTCAGAAACTACGCCGAGAGAGGCTACGACCTCATAATGGCAGCCGGAACCCAGTTCGACGAGGCCGCCAACAGGGTGGCTGCCAAATACCCCGACAGCGTCTTCTGCGTCGTGAACGGCCTAGTGTCCCAGGGGCCGAACGTCCGTCCCGTCCTGCCCAAGGAATACGAGGCCAGCTACCTGGCCGGGATAATAGCCGGATTCACCACCGAGACGGGCAAGGTAGGAATGGTCGGAGGCTTCCCGAACAAGCTGATGGTCCGTCTGATGAACACCTACGAGTACGGCGTCCGCATCGGGTCTCCCGAGGCCAAGGCCAACAGGGCCTACTCCAATTCCTGGAGCGACGTCGCTCTGGGCAAGCAGATGGCCACCTCCATGATAGACAAGGGAGCGGACGTCCTCTTCTTCTACGCCAACCAGGTGGGCCTCGGAGCCATCCAGGCCGCCAAGGAAAAGGGAGTCAAGTTCGTCGGCTTTGCCAGCAACCAGAACGACATAGCCAAGGGCACCGTCGTGGCCAGCGTCTACTTCGACTTTGCCGACATGTATAAATGGACCCTTGGAAAATTCATGGACGGAACACTGGCCCCCGAGGTAAACCAGGCGGGTATAGCCGAAGGCATAGTCAAGGTGGCCTACTCGGACCAGGTTCCGGACGAGGTGAGGGCTCAGGTCGAGAAGGCCGAAAAGGCCATAACCTCCGGAAACCTCCTCTATTTCGCCTCCGAGTTCCCCGAGTCGCTGAAATAGTGTAAAGACGCCGGGCGGAGATCGCTCTTCGCCCGGCATTTCAGGTGGAGGAGGTGTCCGCGATGCCCGCGGTTGAGCTCAGGGGAATAACGAAATACTTTCCCGGCACGGTGGCGAACGACGGCGTGGACCTGAAGGTCCCGGCGGGAAAGGTCGTCGCCCTGTTGGGGGAAAACGGAGCAGGAAAGACCACCTTGATGAGGATCCTCTACGGAATGTACCGTCCCGACGGCGGGGAGATAGCCGTGGACGGCCAGGTGGTCCATATAGATTCCCCTCAGGACGCCATGGCCCTGGGGATAGGCATGATTCACCAGCACTTCAGTCTGGTGCCGGTCCACACCGTGGCGGAGAACGTGGTGTTGGGTCTGGGATCTCCCATGTCGGGACTGGACCTCGGCAGGATATCTCGGGAGCTGGAGGAACTGGGAGGGAAATACGGCCTGGAGGTGGATCCGGACGCACTGGTGAGACAGCTTCCGGTCGGAATGCAGCAGAGGGTGGAGATAGTGAAGGCCCTCTATCGAAAGGCGAAAATACTGATCATGGACGAGCCCACGGCTGTGCTGACCCCTCAGGAGACCGAGCACCTCTTCGGTTTCGTCAGGGAGTTCACCTCCATGGGAAACTCGGTGATCTTCATAACCCATAAACTCGGAGAGGTCATGGCCATAGCCGACTCGGTCACTGTCATGAGGGACGGAAAACTGGTCGGGACGGTATCTCCCTCCGATTCCACCGAGATGGACCTGGCCAGGATGATGGTCGGGCGGGATCTGGAACTCCTCTCCGGCGACAGAGACGAGACCACCGGCGGTCCCCGTCTGGAGGTTTTTGAACTGGCGGTAAAGGACGATCGGGGGGCCGCGGCCCTGGACGGACTGTCCTTGACCGTCAGAGAGGGGGAGATCTTCGGAATAGCAGGGGTCAGCGGAAACGGACAGCAGGAGCTGGCCGAGACCATCTGCGGCCTCAGAGAGGCAGTCTCGGGAAAGATCGTCCTCGATGGCCTGGACGTCACCGGTCTTCCGGCCTCCCGGATGATAGACCTGGGAGTGGGCTACATCCCGGCGGACAGACACAGAGACGGACTGGTGCTGGACATGACGGTGGAGGAAAACCTGATGCTCAAGGGAAGCTCCTCTTTCGATCTGTCACGAAAAGGTATCCTCCGGCTGGACAGAATATCCGAGATGGCCGGGGAGATGATCCGACGGTTCTCCGTAAAGACCCCCTCTCCGGTCACCAAAGCCAAGGCCCTCTCCGGAGGAAACCAGCAGAAGGTGGTCATAGCCAGGGAGATAGAGGTCGGATCCCGGCTTCTCGTGGCGGTTCAGCCCACAAGGGGACTGGACCTCGGAGCGGCGGAATACGTCCACTCCACCCTCATGGAGGAGAGGGCCAAGGGAAAGGCCATACTGCTTCTCTCGACGGAACTCTCCGAGGTGCTCAAGCTCTCGGACCGCATAGGGGTCATATATCGTGGCAGGCTTCTGGATATATTCGACAGAGGCCGCTTCGACGTGGATCGTATCGGCCTCCTTATGGCAGGCATAGAGGAGGTGCGCCATGGCTGATATGAAGTCCACCGAGAGAAAGGGAGCCGGAGCGGTTTTGTGGCCTCTCTTCTCCGTGTTCATGGGGCTTGCTGCCAGCGGCTTAATGATGACCCTTCTTGGGGCGGACCCGATAGAGGTCTACCGCAGGATCTTTGCCATGGCCTTTCGAGACGGATACAACGTGGCGGACATATTCGCCAAGGCCACCCCTCTCATACTCACGGGGCTGGCCTTCGGATTCGCCTTCAGGGCCAACCTCTTCAACATAGGGGCTCAGGGGCAGTTCTACCTGGGCTGCGTCGCCTCGGTCTGGTGCGCTCTCAGGCTGGGACACCTGTCTCCGTGGCTGGTGCTGCCTCTGTGCGTGCTCCTGGCGGCGGCGGCCGGAGGAGCCTGGGCCTCTCTGGTGGGATTCGCCAAGGCCAGATTCAACTCCAGCGAATTTCTCATAAGCATGATGTCCACCTACGTCGCTCTGGCTCTGATGAACTTTCTCCTCCGAGGTCCCCTGAGGGAGGCCAAGGGAGAGTATCCCCAGACCGACGTCATATCCGAGGGAAGCTGGATACCTCAGCTGATCCCCCACACCAGACTCCACTGGGGATTCGTTCTGGCCCTGGCAGCGGCGGCCCTCGCCTGGTTCCTGCTGTGGAGGACCTCTCTGGGCTACAGGATAAGGGCGGTCGGCATGAACAGAGACGCGGCCCGTTACGCCGGAATGGACTCGGGAAAGATCTTCGTTATAGTCTTCGCCGTGAGCGGTGCCTTCGCCGGTCTGGCCGGATTCACCGAGGTCAACGGCATACAGCACATGCTGGTGCAGGGATTCAGCCCCATGGTGGGAGCGGAGGGAATAGGCATAGCCATACTTGGTAACGCCCATCCCCTGGGCATCGTGCTGGCGGCGATACTCTTCGGAGCCCTTCAGGTAGGGGGAAACCTGGCGGTCCAGACCTCCGGGGTCCCCGCCAGTATCGTAGGGATAATGGAGGGATTCGTCATGCTCTTCGTCATACTCTCCTACGCTCTCCAGATAAGGCTGGCCTCCGCCAGGAGCAAGAAAAAAGCCAGAGAGGAAGGTGACCGACGATGATTACCGGACTGCTGGCCGGAGCCCTCCAGATGAGCACCCCCCTGATGATGGGAGCCCTGGCGGAGGTCTACGCCGAGAGGACCGGGGTCATGATAATCGCCATAGAGGGGATCTTCCTCCTGGGAGCCTGGGGAGGTTTCGTGGCCGCATATTCGACCGGAAGCATGATGCTCGGTCTGCTGGCCGCCATGGCTATAGGGACGGCCACGGCCCTGGTCTACGGGATCTTCACGGTAAAGCTCAAACAGCATCAGATAGTAACGGGCACGGCGATAAACATCTTCGCCGCCGGACTGGGCATATTCCTCTACAGGGTCTTCTTCGGAGTTCCCCTTCTTCCCCTTACGGTGGATCCCCTCGAGAGGATAGCCGTACCGGGACTGTCGTCCATACCGGTTATAGGTGAGGCCCTGTTCCATCAAAACGCCCTCACCTATCTGGCCTGGGCCCTCATCCCCGTCGGCTATTGGATACTCTATAAAACCCAGCTCGGGCTGATACTGCGTTCAACCGGTGAAAACCCCGAGGCAGTGGACGCCGCCGGAATAAAGGTGGAGACGGTACGTCTCGGCGCGGTATTGGCCGCAGGCGCATTGGACGGCCTGGCTGGGGCGTTCTACTCGCTGGGATTTCTGGGCATGTACACCAACGACATAATCGGCGGTCGAGGATGGATAGCCTTCGCCATATGTTTCCTGGGAAACTGGAACCCCATGGGGGTCCTGGTGGGAGCTCTGGTGTTCGGACTTGCCGACGCCATGGCCATCCAGCTTCAGACCTCCGGCGTAACCCTTATACCGAACGAGTTTCTAATAGCCATGCCCTACATACTGACCATAGTGGCCACGGTAGCCAGAAAACGGTTCAACGTCCCCGCAACATTGGGGGTTCCCTACGAGAAGGAGCGGCGGTAGTAAAAATCGAAAAAAACATAAACTCGATCTCCCATGGAGGTGATTTTTAGTGTATGATCTAGTGGTGCGAAACGGCAGGATGGTTATCCCGGAAGGGCTATCCTACTGCGATTTAGCGGTGGATGAAGGTGTAATCGTCGCCGTTGGTTCTAAACTAAAGGGCAGAAAAGAACTGAACGCCGACGGTCTTTTGGTTTTACCGGGAGTGGTGGACGCCCACGTCCATATGGCTCTTCCGGTAAGGGGAGACCGGTCCAGCGATGACTTTCTGTCCGGCAGCATGGCGGCGGCGGCGGGGGGAGTTACCTCCATGGTCGACTTCACCGTTGGAAGCCCCCGGACCGATCTGGTTCAGGATATAGACGCCAGGCTGGAGACGGCGGAGCCGTCGGTGATAGACTACGGCTTCCACTGCGAGATGGTCGGATGGACTCCCGGCAGGGAAAACGAGATACCCTCGGCGGTCGAAAAAGGCGTTACCAGCTTCAAGTTCTTCACCGCCTACGGCGACTCGGGACGCCGGTCCGACAGCGGAGCTCTCTATCGCTGTTTCTCCAAAATAGCCGAGACCGGAGCCGTGGCGGTGGTCCACGCCGAGGACGACGACCTCATAAGATCCCTGACGGCCGAGCTTTCCGACGACGAGAAATCGTCCATGACGGCCCTGGCCAGGACCAGACCGGATATCTGCGAGGGAGCCGCCATAGATCAGGCGGCATTCTACGGCGAGGTGACGGGAGCCTCGGTCCACGTGGTGCACGTCAGCTCCGCTCTGGGGGCTTCCAGAATAGAGGCGGCCCGAATGAGAGGGCTCGACATCACCGCCGAGACCTGTCCCCAGTATCTCTACCTCACCGACCAGGTCTACCGGAGAGAAGACGGCCACCTCTACTCGGCCAGTCCGGCCCTGAGAGGCGAGGACGACGGCGAATACCTCTGGGGTTGTCTGGGATACGGCGCTCTGGACTTCGTCGCCACCGATCACTGTCCCTTCACGTCGGAGCAGAAGGCCTGGAAGGGATCCTTCTCCGACCTACCCTACGGACTTCCCGGGGTGGAAACGTCCCTTCCCCTGATCTACTCGGGAGGGGTGGCGACGGGGCGGATCCCTCTGGAGACGCTTCCGGTCATCATGTCCCAGGCTCCGGCGGAGAGATACGGATTGAAGAACAAGGGCAGGCTGGCTCCCGGTTACGACGGCGATCTGGTTCTGTTCGACCCAGAGGCCCGGTGGACGGCGAGGGCCGAGGATCTGCACATGAAGGTGGACTTCTCCCCCTACGAGGGGATGGAGATACAGGGTCGGGTGATTACCACCGTGGCCCGGGGAGAGATTATCTACTCGGAAGGGCGGCATCTCTGCGAGCCCGGACGGGGTAAATACCTCTTCCGAAATACGAGAGACTAATTTGAACGGGAGGATATAACATGAGTAAAAGAGTTGTCGTGGCGTTGGGCGGAAACGCGATCCTTCAGAGAGGGCAGAAGGGAACGGAAGCGGATCAGAGGGAGAACGTCCGCAAGACGGTGGCACAGATAGTCAAGATGATAGAGGCGGGCTACGAGGTGGTACTGACCCACGGCAACGGACCTCAGGTCGGAGCCATACTGATCCAGAACGAGGCGGGCAGGGGCAGCGTGCCGGCCATGCCGATGGACGTGTGCGGAGCCGAGAGCCAGGGGTTCATAGGCTACATGTTCGTTCAGGAGTTCAAGAAGGCCCTGATAGCTCACGGCCTGGATAAAGAGCCGATCTGCATAGTGACCCAGGTGGAGGTGTCCTCGGAGGATCCCGCCTTCGCGAACCCGACCAAGCCGGTTGGCCCCTTCTACGACGAGGCCACGGCCAAGGCCCGGATCGAGTCGTCCGGAGAGAGCTGGATAGAGGACGCCGGAAGGGGATGGAGAAGGGTAGTCCCCTCGCCTAAGCCCATCAACATAGTGGAGCGCAAGGCGGTCAGAGAGCTTGCCGACAACGGCTACGTCGTGGTGGCCTCCGGCGGAGGCGGCATTCCCGTGGTGAAGAGCTCCGATGGCAGCTACGGCGGAGTAGAGGCGGTCATAGACAAGGACCTGGCGGGAGAGCTTCTCGCCCAGCAGGTGGACGCGGACCTCTTCATGATCCTGACCGACGTACCCAAGGTGGCCCTCCGTTACGGAACCCCCGATGAGGAATGGCTCGGCAAGGTGACCATAGACGAGATGAAGGTCTACCAGTCTGAGGGACACTTCAAGGCCGGATCGATGGGCCCCAAGGTATCCGCCGCCATGGCCTTCGTGATGAACGGAGGATCCCGTGCGGTAATAGCCAGCCTGGACCAGGCCCTGGAGGCTCTGGAAGGCACCGAGGGAACCCAGATAGTCAAGAACTGATCCAAGCTCAACGTAAAATAGAATCTCAACATAGAGGCCGACGTCCTTCAGGACGTCGGCCTCTATGTGTTTCGAAGATATCTCGATCGGTGTGACGACCGAGGGAGCTTTCAGCCTGGGAATGTAGGTTAGTAAAGATCAGCTTCTATGTACTCTAATAATGGTCGATAAAGTTTGTTTTTAGTTAATCGAGTCGGGGGTTAGATGTTTCTCGAGAGCCTAGCGGGACCTGTCAAACGAGATGTCGCAAAAAGATCGAATTGGAATGACTCAGTCTCTGCGCTTTTCCTGGGGCTCTTTCTCCGGATTCAGATAGACCGTCTCCTCGATGGAGCAGTTTCTTCTCGGTCTGTTTCTCCATCTGTCCGGGTGTTTTCTCTTGGCTTCTTCCAGGGTTTTCTTCCTCTTCGCCAGTATCTCCGGGGTTTCCCCCCCAGATTGCCTGAAGTAATCAACCTCGTGTATAAGCTCCATTATCTTGAGGCTCTGGTCCTCGTTTGCCTCCTCGCAGGAGTTCCCCTGTCATTCTCACAATTACTACGTCATAGGCTTCGTAGAGAGGAGTCGGCGCAGGTTTGTATATCGAGGGGAGGAGAGCTGTATCTCTCCTGGAGACGTGATACTTATATCCCTAGGGAAGAGCCACTCCTGCCATCAGTTCGGAGAGGATCCCTTGGACTATCGGTCTCTAAACATAGGGGTGGAAGTAATGGCAAGGGCCATGTCGGAAACCTTGGGCGGGGATAGCTTTTCCATCTTTGGCCGAAACGTGGTTCCAGATGGGTTCTCGGTATTGTTGCTTCGAAGCCCTCATCAATGTATATTGGGCGGAGCTCCTGGAATGGAGAAGGAGGTGTTTTTGTGGCGCTTTTTAATTTTGAAGGCAAAAATATTTATTATTCTGAACTAGGATCTGGTGTCCCTTTGGTGTTGCTTCACGGCAATACAGCCTCCTCCAAAATGTTTTCCGGCATTGCTGAAAGATACGCTGAGGTTTTCAGGGTTATATCGATCGATTTTCTTGGTCATGGAAGATCGGATAGACTGGATAGGCTCCCTCCTGATCTGTGGTTTTATGAGGCCCAGCAGACGATTGCTTTTTTGAGGGAGGCTCAGCTTGGAAGGGTTAACCTTATCGGAAGCAGTGGAGGTGCTCTGGTCGCTATAAACGTCGCTCTAGAGGCTCCTGATCTGGTGAATAGGGTTATCGCCGATAGCTTTGAAGGAGAGGAGCCCTTAAGGTCCTTTATACAAAACATAGTGGAGGAAAGAGAGCTCTCCAAGAGAGACCCTGGTGCAAGGTCTTTCTACCTATCGATGCATGGTTCTGACTGGGAGCAGGTCGTGGACAACGATACAAGAGCCATAGTGGAACATGAGAAGGAAATCGGGTTGTTCTTCCACAAGGATTTGGGCTCTCTCAAGCCTGAGATCCTGATGACCGGTAGCAAAAAAGATGAGTTTGTGTGTGCTATCTCTCCAGACTACTTTGAACAGTCCTACGGTAAAATGATGTCAAAAATTGGTCATGGTGATATTTTCCTTTTTGAGTCAGGTGGGCACCCTGCTATGCTGAGCAATCAGGAGGATTTTTATCGGCTCAGTG from Dethiosulfovibrio russensis encodes:
- the arcC gene encoding carbamate kinase, with the translated sequence MSKRVVVALGGNAILQRGQKGTEADQRENVRKTVAQIVKMIEAGYEVVLTHGNGPQVGAILIQNEAGRGSVPAMPMDVCGAESQGFIGYMFVQEFKKALIAHGLDKEPICIVTQVEVSSEDPAFANPTKPVGPFYDEATAKARIESSGESWIEDAGRGWRRVVPSPKPINIVERKAVRELADNGYVVVASGGGGIPVVKSSDGSYGGVEAVIDKDLAGELLAQQVDADLFMILTDVPKVALRYGTPDEEWLGKVTIDEMKVYQSEGHFKAGSMGPKVSAAMAFVMNGGSRAVIASLDQALEALEGTEGTQIVKN
- a CDS encoding AraC family ligand binding domain-containing protein is translated as MRLWSSFASSQEFPCHSHNYYVIGFVERSRRRFVYRGEESCISPGDVILISLGKSHSCHQFGEDPLDYRSLNIGVEVMARAMSETLGGDSFSIFGRNVVPDGFSVLLLRSPHQCILGGAPGMEKEVFLWRFLILKAKIFIILN
- a CDS encoding alpha/beta fold hydrolase; protein product: MALFNFEGKNIYYSELGSGVPLVLLHGNTASSKMFSGIAERYAEVFRVISIDFLGHGRSDRLDRLPPDLWFYEAQQTIAFLREAQLGRVNLIGSSGGALVAINVALEAPDLVNRVIADSFEGEEPLRSFIQNIVEERELSKRDPGARSFYLSMHGSDWEQVVDNDTRAIVEHEKEIGLFFHKDLGSLKPEILMTGSKKDEFVCAISPDYFEQSYGKMMSKIGHGDIFLFESGGHPAMLSNQEDFYRLSVDFFERKSPQ